Within Microterricola gilva, the genomic segment CCCGGCGCGCAACCAACCAGCTACCTCGCCCCGCCTCTCGCTCGCGCCACCGACGTGTCGAACATCGATCCCACCCCCGCATTCGCCTTCGGTCACGGGCTCGGCTACTCGCGGTTCGAGTGGGGCTCCTTCGTGGGCGACGAGAGCGAGATCGCCATCGACGGCGAGGCGAGCGTGCGCCTGCGCGTGCGCAACACGTCTTCTCGGGCGGGCACCGACGTCGTTCAGATCTACATGCACGACCCGGTGGCCTCCGTTGTGCGCCCGGTGCAACGCCTCGTCGGCTACATTCGCGTCGCCCTCGAGCCGGGCGAGAAGACGGAGGTGCGTTTCGTCGTGCCAGCCGACCTCGCCTCGTTCACCGGGCGCAGCGGCGAGCGGATCGTGGAGCCAGGAGAGATCGTGCTGAGCGTCGGGCGTTCAAGTGCCGAGCTGCCGTTCTCGCACGCGGTGCAACTGCAGGGATCCACCCGCCTGGTCGACCACACGCGGCGTCTGTGCTCCGAGGCCTGGCTGGTTCCGGTCGACGCCGAGCGCTGATGGGCCGGTACCGCAACCCCGTCCTGCCCGGATGCCACCCTGACCCCAGTGTGTGCAGGGTCGGTGACGAGTACTTCATCGTCACCTCGACGTTCGAGTACTTCCCAGGGCTGCCGATCCACCGCTCATCGAATCTCGTCGACTGGGAGCTGATCGGGCACGCCGTGCACCGCGACGACCAGGTCGATCTGAGCGGGGTCCCGGCATCCGGAGGGCTCTTCGCGCCGACGATCCGGTACAACAACGGACGCTTCCACGTCGTGTGCACGCTCGTGCACGGCACGGGCAGACAGGGCCACTTCCTCGTGACGGCGCGCGATGCGGCCGGGCCGTGGTCGCAGCCGCTGTGGCTGGACGACATCGGCGGCATCGACCCGTCGCTGACGTTCGACGGCGATCGCGTGTGGCTCTGCGGCACCAGGCTCGCCGAGCAGGGCGAGTGGGCCGAGCAGACGGAGGTGTGGCTCTCCGAACGCGACCCCGTGAGCTTCGAGGCGATCGGCCCGACCCATGTGCTCTGGCGCGGTGCTCTCACCGGCGCCAGGTGGGCGGAGGGCCCTCACCTGTTCCGCCACGGCGGCCGCTGGCTCCTGCTCGCCGCGGAGGGTGGAACGGAGCGCGACCACGCCGTGATCGTCGCCTTCGCCGACGAGATCACCGGGCCGTACACCGGTGATCCGGGCAATCCCCGACTCACGCACCGCGACCTCGGGGCGCGTGCACCGATCATCAACGTCGGCCACGCCGACCTCGTGGATGCCGTTGACGGCGCAAGCGGGGCGGCAGCAGACAGCGGGTGGGCGACGCTGCTGGCCACGCACACCCTCGACGGCGTCGCCAGCCTCCTCGGCAGGCAGACCCACCTGGTCCCGGTCGGCTGGGAGGCCGATCGGGTGCTCTTCGCACCGGGATTCGCGCGGGTACTGGAGAGCGTCGATGCGGCGGGCGTCCCCGACCAGGCGGAACGCCCAACCCACTTCGTCGACCATTTCGACGCGCCGACTCTGGAGCTGGGCTGGAACACACTGCGATCCGCCGGCGCGGAACGGATGTCGCTCTCGGCACGCCCTGGCCATCTGCGGCTTGTGGCCGGACCGGGTAGCCCAGCGGAGACGGGCCCACTGGCATTTCTCGGACGACGGCTGCCATCGATGCGCGTCACCGTGGCGACGCGGCTCGAGCTCTCCGCCCCGGCATCAGCCCGCGCGGAGGCCGGCCTGCTGCTGCGCCTGTCCGAGCGCGACCATCTGACTTTGGTCGTGCGTGCCGACGCCGCCGGAGGCTCAACCGCGGAGGCGCGCCTCACCGTTGCGGGGGCGGAGATCGCGCTGGGCGCGGCATCCGTGCCCGCCGGGGCAGCAGAGCTCGTCCTCGAGCTCGATGGCTTCGACGCCGTGCTCTCGGTGCGGGGCGACGGGACCTCGACGCCCATCGCCGAGGCCGAGCTGACGCGGCTCTCCCCCGATGTCACCGGCGGTTTCGTCGGCGCGTGGATCGGGATGTTCGCGGTGGGCGACGGCACGGGGCACGCCGATGTCGACAGCTTCGAGCTGTCGGTCCGCGACTAGTCGGCGTTCAGGCCGGCGGTGCGGTGCTGTCGCGCACGACCAGGCTCGTGGCGAGGTCCATCCGCGGAGTCGACTCCATGGTCTCCTCGCTCAGTCGGATCACCAGGCGCGCGGCCTCCTCGCCCATCCGCCTGAGCGGCTGGTGCACCGTCGTCAACGGCGGGGTCACCCACCTGGCGAGCGGGATGTCGTCGTAGCCGACGATGGAGAGGTCCTCCGGCACGCGCAGCCCGCTGGCGCGCGCCGCGTCGAGCACACCGAGTGCCTGCAGATCACTCCCGGCGAAGATCGCCGTCGGCCGCTCGGGGCCGGCGAGGATCGTGTTCGCACGGTCGCGACCGCCTGCCGCGTGGAAGTCGCCGAACTGGATCCAGTCCGGATCGATGTGCAGCCCGGCCGAGTTCATCGCCGAGCGAAAGCCGTCGAGCCGCGCCAGGGAGCACATCATGTCTTCCGGACCCGTGATCGCGGCGATGCGGGTGTGCCCGAGCTCGATGAGGTGGCGGGTGGCGATGAGCCCGCCCGACCAGTTCGCCGAGCCGACGGATGGGGCGTCCGGAGAGGGATCTCCGGCCGGATCGACGATGACGAAGGGGATGGCGCGGGCACGCAGGCGTTCCCGGTACTCGGGGGCGAGGTCGGAGAACACGAGAACGACTCCGACCGGACGCCTTCGCATGACGCCCTCGATCCAGTCCGGATCGGGCGAATGGCGGCTGCCGCTCACGGTGAGCACGACGCTCAGCCCGTGCTCCTTCGCGACAGACTCCACCCCGTTGATGAGCTCCATCGACCAGATGCTGTCGAGTTCGTGGAACACGAGCTCGATCAGCTCGGCCTTGGGCTGCGCGCGGCCACCGCGGCGCATGTACCCGCGCTCGCGCAGCAGTTCCTCGACGCGTTCGCGCGTTGCCCCGGCGACATCCGAACGCCCGTTCAACACCTTCGAGATCGTTGACAGGGAGACACCGGCCTCCTCGGCGACGTCAGCGAGCGTCACCCTCTCGCTGTTGTCTTCGGCGACATCACTCTGCATCTTTCGATCCTAGTTCCGAGAGTTGCGAAAGCGGCTCGTGGCACGCGACAACCGCCGATCGCGCCCGTGCTCAGCGCGCGGCTCGTCCGGGCCAGCTGAAGCCGGCCGGGTCACCGAGCAGAGGGGCGAATGCCAACTCCGCGGCACCGACCATCAACAGGTTCGGCCCGAGTTCGGCGCGAACAACCGTCACGTCCTCACGTGGCGCCGCGAGAGCCGAGCGGGCGAGCGCCGCGTCGAGCGCCTCGGGGTCGGCGACGAGCAGCGATGCGAGAAAGCCACCGAGTACGACGAGTTCCGGGTTCAGCACGTTGACCGCAGCCCCGAGCGCCGTGCCCAGATGGCCGAGTTGGCGGGCGACCTCCGCGCGCGCGGCGTCGCCAGTGGCACCGTCGTCGGCGAGCGCGGCCAGCAGCGCAGCGTCCAGGTCCTCGACGTTCTCGGCGCCGAGTCCGAGCACCGAGAGCAGGGCACTCAGCCGCACCTCGGACTCCAGCGTGCCCGCAATGCCGGCCGAGTCGAGGTGAGCCCCGGCATCGTTCGCTGCGCTCACGCGGATGTGGCCGAACTCCCCCGCGAACCCGCCGACACCGCCGAATGGGGCGCCGGCGGCGATGACACCACCGCCGATGCCGCTTGCACCGCCGTTGAGATACACCAGGTCGCGGCATCCGCGCCCCGCTCCGAAGTGCCACTCGGCGATCGCGCCGAGCCCTGCATCGTTCGCCGCGAACGCCGGATAGCCGCTCGCCTCGGCGAGCAGGCTCGCGATCGGCGCATCGACCCAGTCGAGGTGCGGGGCCAAGCGCACCATGCCGTCACTCGAGCGCACCTGGCCGGGAACGGCGAGGCCGATGCCGGCGACACGGAACCCGGCATCGAGCTCTCCGCGCAATGCTGCGATCACCGATTCGGCGATGCCCACCGCCTCGGTGACGCTGGGTGAGTGCTCGAGGACGTGGCGGATGCGACGGTGCACGTGACCGCCGAGGCCGACGACGGCGATGGTCACGGCGTCGATCTCCGGGTTCACGGCCAGCGCGACCACGCGAGGGTCCACCGCGACGACCGGGCTCGGGCGGCCAACCTGCTTGGTTGCGTCCGGCTCCCGCTCGAGCGCCAGGCCCAGCTCGACGAGCTCTGCGACCAGCGCCGCGACCGTCGAGCGGTTCAGGCCGGTCATGCGCGTGAGCTGCGAGCGGGGTGTCGCCCCGTTGCGGTGCACAATGCCGAGGATGGTCGAGAGGTTGTGCCGTCGCACATCGTCGTTGTTACTGCCGTGCACTGCCATCTCCCTCGTCGCAGTCAAGGCTAGCGGCGCGCATCCGTTTTCACGGATTCCACCATCCCGGAGAACCCGGGAGAACGCAAGCGATTTGTCGTCAAAAACGACAAATTATCGAGGCCGCATCACTGCCCCAGTGGCAGAACCGCGGGATCCGTGTTCTAATATGTTTTGTCAGTCAACAAATCATCAACGATGCTGAATCCGGAGTTCGACCAATGTCTCTCACACCCACCCGCGCCGACAAGTTCTCCTTCGGTCTCTGGACCGTCGGCTACAACGGGACCGACCCGTTCGGTGGCCCGACCCGCCCGAACCTCGACGTCGTCGAGGCCGTCACGCGCCTGGCCGATCTCGGCGCATACGGCCTCACCTTCCACGACGACGACCTGTTCGCCTTCGGCTCTTCGGATGCCGCCCGCCAGACGCAGATCGACCGGCTCAAGCAGGCCTTGGCCGACACCGGCATCATCGTGCCGATGGTCACGACGAACCTCTTCAGCGCCCCCGTCTTCAAGGACGGCGGTTTCACCTCGAACGACCGCGCCGTGCGCCGCTTCGCCCTCCGCAAGGTGCTGCGCAACATCGACCTCGCAGCCGAACTCGGCGCGAAGACCTTCGTGATGTGGGGCGGCCGCGAGGGCGCGGAGTACGACGCCGCCAAGGACATCCGCTCGGCGCTCGGCCGTTACCGCGAGGCCGTGAACCTGCTCGGCGACTACGTCACCGACAAGGGCTACGACATCCGCTTCGCCATCGAGCCCAAGCCGAACGAGCCCCGCGGCGACATCCTGCTGCCGACCGTCGGCCACGCCATCGCGTTCATCAACACCCTGGAACGCCCGGAGCTCGTCGGCGTGAATCCAGAGGTCGGCCACGAGCAGATGGCCGGGCTCAACTTCACCGCCGGCATCGCCCAGGCGCTGGATGCCGGCAAGCTGTTCCACATCGACCTCAACGGTCAGCGCGGCATCAAGTACGACCAGGACCTGGTGTTCGGGCACGGCGATCTGCAGAACGCCTTCTCGCTCGTCGACCTCCTCGAGAACGGCGGCCCGGACGGTGGCGCAGCCTACGACGGCCCCCGCCACTTCGACTACAAGCCATCGCGCACCGAGGACATCACCGGCGTCTGGACCTCGGCCGCGGCGAACATGCGCACGTACCTGCTGCTCAAGGAGCGCGCGGCAGCATTCCGCGCCGACCCAGAGGTGCAGGAGGCCCTCGCGGCCTCGCGCGTGCCCGAGCTGGCCGTGCCGACGCTGGCCGCAGGCGAGAGCTACGACGACCTGATCGCCGATCGGAGCGCCTTCGAGGACTTCGACGCAGCGGAATACCTCGGCGGCAAGGGCTTCGGCTTCGTGCACCTGCAGCAGCTCGCGCTCGAGCACCTCCTTGGAGCTCGAGGCTAATCCATGACGCTCGTCGCGGGAATCGACTCATCCACCCAAAGCTGCAAGGTCGTGATCAGGGACGCCGCGAGCGGAGCGCTCGTGCGCTCCGGCCGCGCCGCCCACCCGGACGGCACCGAGGTCGACCCCGGGGCATGGTGGGTGGCGCTCGGCGAGGCGATCGCGGATGCCGGCGGCCTCGCCGACGTGAGCGCGCTGAGCGTGGCGGGGCAGCAGCACGGCATGGTCGCCCTCGATGCGGCAGGCCGCGTCATCCGCCCCGCCCTGCTCTGGAACGACACGCGCTCGGCCGCGGCGGCCGACGACCTCGTCGCCGAGGTGGGCGCTGAGGAGTACGCGCGGCGCAGCGGCGTGGTGCCCGTCGCGTCATTCACGGCGAGCAAGCTGCGCTGGTTGCGTGATGCCGAACCCGCGAATGCGGCCACAGTCGCCGCAGTCGCGCTCCCACATGATTGGCTCGTGTGGCGATTGCGCGGCTGCGGTCCAGCCGAGTCCTCACCGCGCGGCCCCGCGCTCGAGCTGCTCTGCACCGACCGCTCGGACGCCAGCGGAACCGCCTACTGGTCACCGACCACCGGCGAGTACGACCGCGAGCTGCTGCGGCTCGCGCTCGGGCACGATGCGGTGCTGCCACGCGTGCTCGGCCCGGCCGAGCACGCGGGTACCGTGCACCCGGTCATCGCCGAGCGATTCGGCGCGGCCGACCCCGCAGCCGATATCGTCCTCGGCGCGGGGGCAGGCGACAACGCCGGCGCGGCGCTCGGCCTCGACGCCGTGGCCGGCGACGTCGTCGTCTCGATCGGCACGAGCGGCACCGTCTTCGCCGTCACGGATGCCGCGGCATCCGATGCAAGCGGCACGGTCGCCGGCTTCGCCGACGCCAGCGGGCGCTTCCTCCCCCTCATCGCCACCCTGAATGCCGCACGCGTGCTCGACGCGGTCGCCGGCCTGCTCGGCGTCGACCACGCCGAACTGGGCGAGCTCGCCCTGCAGGCGGAGGCCGGATCCGGCGGCGCGGTGCTCGTGCCCTGGTTCGAGGGCGAACGCACGCCCAATCTGCCGCGCGCCACCGCAGGCTTCGACGGACTCACCCTCGCCAACAGTACGCGGCCGAATCTGGCGCGCGCGGCCATCGAGGGAATGCTCTGCGGCCTCGCCGACGGCCTCGACGCCGTGCGCGCGCAGGGTGTGAGCGCCGAGCGCATCATCCTGATCGGCGGCGCGGCGCAGAATCCGGCCGTGCAGCGGATCGCGGCGCAGATCTTCGACGCGCCGGTCGTCGTGCCGACACCGGGCGAGTACGTCGCAGACGGGGCGGCACGCCAGGCGCGCTGGGCGCTCGACGGCGAGCGCCCGAACTGGGCGGTCACGGTCGCCGCACGACCGACGCCGGAGCACCACCCCGTGATCCGCGAGCAGTATGCCGCAGCACGCGCGGCCCGCGCCGCCCGATTCGCCTAGCGGCCCGCGCGCAGTCGCGGCCCGCGAAGAGTGCAGGGGCCCGGGATATCTCCCGGGCCCCTGCACTTTTAGCGGGCCATGACGCGACGGGTGCGCCGTGGAATCGCAAGCCACTGCCGGACGCCCGTCCCACACACCCGCGACCGTTACAGAATTGCAACCTGAGAATATCTCGAATGCCTGTTGGCGGGCGAGTTTTCGGAGAAATATATCCCTTTGCCACCGTTCGACGTGGAAGGTGACCCCGCGAGGGAATCGACACAACACCACACAGAAGGGCAGAGAGATGAAGCATTCTTCATTGATCTCACTAGCCGCGGTCGCGGGCGTCTCCGCTTTGATGCTCGCCGGATGTTCCAGCTCCGGAGGTGGTGGCGGCAGCAGCGAGAGCGCGCAACCGGCCGCCGATCGCGCATGCGTGATCCTTCCGGATGCGGCATCCTCTCCGCGTTGGGAGAACCTCGACCGTCCGGCCCTCGACACGGCCCTGACCGATGCCGGCTTCGAGGCGGACATCCAGAACGCCCAGGGTGACACCAGCCAGTACGCGACGATCGCCGACCAGCAGCTGAGCAAGGGCTGCGGCGTCATGCTGCTCGTCGATCTGGAGGGTGCGGCCGGCGCCGTCACAGAGAAGGCACAGGCAGAGGGCATCCCCGTCATCGCCTACGACCGCCCCATCGAGGGCGCCGACTACTACGTGTCGTTCGACAACTTCAAGGTCGGCGAGCTGCAGGGGCAGTCGATCGTTGACGGCCTCAAGGCCGAAGGCAAGGACCCGGCGACCGCGATCGTCGTCTACATGGGCGGCGACGCCACCGACGGCAACGCGAAGATGTTCCATGACGGCGCAGACTCCGTGATGGCTGCAGCGGGCATCGTTCCGGCGGCTGAGCCCCCGGGAATCTGGGACGGCGACAAGTCGGCGACGAACTTCGAACAGGCCCTCACCGGCCTCGGCGGAAAGGTCGACGCGGTCTGGGCCGCCAACGACACCAACGCCGCCGGCGTCATCACGATCCTCGACAAGAACGGCCTGAAGGTTCCCGTCTCGGGTCAGGACGCCAGCACCGCCGGCCTGCAGAACGTGCTGCTCGGCAAGCAGATCGCCACGGTCTACAAGCAGGTCTCCCTGGAAGCGGATGCCGCGACCAAGCTCGCCATCCAGCTGCTGAAGGGCGAGACTCCCAAGGTCGAGAAGACTCTCGACGATGGAACGCCCTACATCGCCGTGACGCCTGTACTCGTCGGCCCAGCCGAGGTGCAGACGGTGATCGACAACGGCGAAGCAAGCGCAGCTGACATCTGCACCGGAGAGGTGCTGGCCGCCTGCGAGGCGAACGGCATCAAGTAACCGACACATCTGGACGGAGGCGGCGCGCTCGTCGCGCCGCCTCCTGTGTATCGCAGCGGGCGAAGGGATGCAGCATGGACGAGCCACTCATCGAACTGACCGGGATCGTCAAGAGCTTTGGGCCTGTCAGCGTTCTCAAGGGAGTCAACCTCACCGCATACGCCGGCAAGGTGACGGCCCTCGTTGGCGACAACGGCGCGGGCAAGTCCACCCTCATCAAGGGGCTCGCCGGTGTGCAGCCCTACGACGAGGGCGAGGTGCGATTCGCGGGCGACCTCGTGAATCTGCACAGCCCCCGTGACGCAGCCCACCTCGGTATCGAGGTCGTCTACCAAGACCTCGCACTGTGCGACAACCTCGACATCGTGCAGAACATGTTCCTCGGCCGCGAGAAGACCTCGGTCGGCACCTTCGACGAGGCCCACATGGAGCGCGAGGCAGCCGAGACGCTGCGCCAGTTGTCGGTGCGGACGGTCAAATCGGTGCGACAGAAGGTCTCATCGCTCTCTGGTGGCCAGCGGCAGACGGTCGCGATCGCCCGTTCCGTGCTCAAGAAGGCGAAACTGGTCATCCTCGACGAGCCGACTGCTGCCCTCGGCGTCGCCCAGACGGAGCAGGTGCTGAACCTGGTCGAGCGGCTTGCAGAACAGGGCGTCGGCGTCATCATCATCAGCCACAACCTCGCCGATGTATTCGCCGTCGCCGACTACATCAGCGTGCTCTACCTCGGCCAGATGGTGGCGTCGGTCAAGACCGAGGACACCAACCGTGACGACGTCGTCGGCTACATCACCGGCAGCAAGACCTACACAGGAGCCCCCGAATGAGCCGGACACCTCCAGACACGACACCCACCTCGGTACTCGCCGCGCAGAGCACAGCAGAGCTGATCGGCAGCGGCCAGGAGGGAACGTTGGTCGACCAGGCGAAGGCCTGGGTGCAGCGCCTGCGCAGCGGCGACATGGGCGCCCTGCCCGCCATCGGCGGTTTCATCGTGCTGAGCATCCTCTTCTCGTTCCTCAGTCCGTTCTTCGCCACCGAGCGTAACTTCGCCAACCTCATGACCCAGGCGGCGACGCTCGTCATGCTCGGCATGGCGCTCGTCTTCGTGATCCTGCTCGGTGAGATCGACCTCTCAGCCGGTGTCACAGCCGGCCTCTCGATGTGTGTCTGGATCGTGCTCGTGAACGTCACGGGACTCAACTGGATGCTGGCCCTCGCGATCGCCTTCCTCGTCGGCTTGACGGTTGGCTCGTTGATCGGCTTCTTCGTCGCCAAGGTCGGCATCCCGTCATTCGTCGTGACACTGGGCCTGTTCCTCGGCATCCAGGGTCTCAACCTCATCATCATCGGCAGCGGAGGGCTCTACCGGGTGCAGGTGCCGGAAGTGCTCGCGATCATGAACAGCAACATGCCCGTGTGGGCAGGCTGGGTCATGCTCGGCATCATGCTGGCCGTGTCGTTCGGGATGGCGATGTGGGATCGTGCCCGCCGTGCGCGGGTCGACCTGCCGAACCGCACGATCACGCTGCTCTGGATCAAGCTCGCCGCGATCGCCCTCATCGGCGGCACCGCGGTCTGGCTGCTGAGCCAGAACCGAGGCACCGGGTTCAGGGCGGTCGAGGGGGTGCCCATCGTCGTGCCCATCACGCTCGTCATCCTGTGGATCGGCACCTTCGTGCTCGACCGCACGAAGTACGGCCGCTACATCTACGCGGTGGGCGGCAACGCCGAGGCCGCGCGCCGCGCTGGCATCAAGGTCGTCATGATCCGGTGGACCGCGTTCATCGTCTGCTCCGGCCTCGCGGTCGTCTCCGGCCTGTTCAGCATCAGCAAGGTCGGCTCCGTGGATGCCGCGGCGGGCCGAGACATCGTGCTGAGCGGTGTCGCAGCGGCCGTCGTCGGTGGCGTGAGCCTCTTCGGTGGGCGCGGTCGGCTGATGCACGCGGCGATCGGTGCGCTCGTCATCGCGGTCATCACGAACGGCCTCGGCCTGCTCAATCTGCCGGCCGGTGCCAACCTCGTCATCACCGGTGGCGTGCTGATCCTCGCGGCGACCGTCGACGCCCTCTCCCGGCTGCGCGCGGGCGGGTCGCTCGTGCGAAGTTGACTCCCGGCGCACCGTTCAGGCGTCGAGCTCCTGAAACAGCGTGAGCTGCAGCCCGCCCGGCCCCTCGAGCCGGGAGTTGAGCGAGCGCCACGGTGTTTCCCGCGGTGCGGCAATGAGCGCGGCACCCTGCGCGACGGCATCCGTCGTTGCCGTCTCCGAGTCGTCGACCTCAAGCGCGACCCGCAGCTGCCTGCTGTGACCTCCTTCCGTCTCGATCGCGTCGATCATGCGCACCTGGGCAGCGTTCGAGAGCTCGAGCGTCGCCCGCCCCGCGTCGAGGATCACGACCCTGGTCCCGCCATCACCGTCGTAGGCCTCGGCCACCGGCATGCCGATCACATCGCGGTAGAACGCGAGCACGCCGTCGAAATCCTCGTCATCCGGCACCGCAACGACGAGCCTCAGCTGCCGCACCCGCCCGGCGCCCTGCTCCGCTGTACTCATCGTTCCTCCTGGCGATCGAGCGGTCATTCGCTGTCACTCTGCATGAACGCGAGCACCGCGGCAACCCGTCGGTGCACGCCGGATTCCGGCAGGCGCAGCTTGGTGAAGATCGCGTTGACGTGCTTCTCGACCGTCGATGATGACAGGAACAGAGCCTGCTCGATGCCGGCGTTGGTCTTGCCCTCCGCCATCGCGCGCAGAACATCGAGCTCGCGCGGGGTCAGTGCCGCGAGCGGGCTCGCCGCGCCGGCCCGGCTGCGGCGGCGCACGAGCGTGTCGACGATCTGCGGGTCGATCACCGATCCGCCCGCGCTCACCTCGCGCAGCGCGTGCACCAGGTCTTCCAGGTCGCCGATGCGGTCCTTCAGCAGGTAGCCGAGCCCTGCAGCCCCCTCGGCGAAGAGGGCAAGGGCGTAGCTCTCGTCCGCATGCTGCGAGAGCACGACCACGCCGATGTCTGGATGGGCGGCGCGGATGGCGCGCGCGGCCTCGATGCCCTCCATCTGGTGGCTCGGCGGCATCCGGATGTCGGTGAGCACGGCATCCGGCGCGAACCTCCGCACCGCGTCGAGCAGCTCGGCCGCGTTGCCGGTCGACGCGACGACGTCGATCTCTCCGGAGTCTTCGAGCAGGCGGCGCAGCCCTTCCCGCACGAGGTAGTTGTCCTCGGCGATCACAACCCGCACAACCCCCTGCTCATCCACCGCGGCCGCCGTCCACGGCGGGCGGGTGGCCGACCGGCAGCTCGGCGAGCACGGTCGTGCCAGACGGCACGGCGGCCGTCACCTGCACGGTGCCGCGGAGCGCCGCCACCCTGTCGCGGATGTTCGCGAGGCCGCCGCTCGTCGCCGCGGCCGGCCTGATCGCGCCGATACCGCGGCCGTCGTCGGTGATCGCGATGCGCAGCTGCCCGTTGCTCCGCTCCAGCCTGACCGTTGCCCTCGTCGCCTGGGCGTGCTTGGCCGTGTTCGCGAGCGCCTCGCGCACCACGTAGTACGCCGTCGTCTCGACGTCCTCCGGGTAGCGTTCCCGGCGCACCGCGGCGTCGGCCTCGACGGTGAGCGTGATCGGGAACCGTGCCATCCCCGACTCGACCGCGGCCACCAGCCCGTTGTCGCTCAACACGGAGGGGTGGATGCCGCGGGTGATCTCCCGCAGCTCGGTGAGGGTCTCGCGTGCCTGGTCCTGAAGTTCGATGAGTTCAGTTGCGGCGAGCTCCCCGCGCTGCAGGCGGTTGCGAGCCAGCCGCAGTCCCGCAATCTGCGCCACCAGATTCTGCTGGATGCCGTCGTGCAGATCGCGCTCGAGCCGGCGGCGCTCGTCATCCTGCACCGCGACGAGCCGCTCGCGAGAGGCGCGCAGTTCATCGAGCTGTTCGGCCAGCTGCGCGCTGAGGAGCACATTGGCAACGGATGCCGCCGCCTGAGCCGCGACCGTTCGGAGCAGCGCGCGTTCGGCGTCACCGTACTCGCCGCGGCGCCTCGGCCCCAGCTCGATGCGGCCGAGGGTCTCCTCGCCGCGCACGAGCTCGCTGGACTCGGCCGGGTCGCCGACCGGCTCCCCCGCGCCTCCGATCGAGGTCCCGGCGAGCGCCGCATCCGCCCCGACGAGCCGGATCTGCACCCACGTCGCGTCGAGGCCGCCGCGAACCGCCTCGGCCAAGGTGGTCAGCAGTTCGCGCGGCTCGCCTGCCCGCTCCAGTTGCGCGCCGAGCTCACTCAGCATCGCGAAGTGTTGCTCGCGGTCGCCGAACAGAGCGCGGTGCAGGCGCAGCTGCATCCAGCTGCGGGCCGGCAGCAGCACGACCGCGAGCAGCGTTGTGATCAGGATCGCCGAGAGCGTGCTGAGCGGGGGCGTGAGCAGGAGCGCCGGCGTCGCGACCGCGGCCGCGTAGACGACCGTGATGAGCAGGGTCGACGCGCGCTCGACGCGTGCTCCGCGCTCGCCCGGCCCGATGTCGAAGGCGCCGTAGCGGAGGATGCCGTGGATCGCCGCGACCGGGATCGCGATCATTGACGCGTAGACCAGGAACTCGACGCCCCAGAGGCCTGGCACGAATGTCCACAGCAGGAACGCCGCCATCGCAGAGCCGACCGCGAGGCCCATGACGCGGGTGCGGGCACGCACCCCCGGCTGTCCGAAGAACACTCGGGAGGCGAGCACGGTGACGCCGAGCGCGACAGCGGCCCAGCCCTGGAAGACGAGATAGTGGACGGCGGGGGCGGCCCACTCGAGCCACGGCACGAAGTACGGGTTGGGGATCGACTCGCCGCTGATGCCGATGAACTGCGACATGACGATGTGCGGTGTGGTGAGCAGCGTGAGCGGACCGACCAGAACCGGGGTCCAGAGGAAGAGGACCGCGATCCGCTGCCACCGACGCTCCGGAACGCCGTCCGGGAACGTCGCGAACACCACCAACAGCGCCGAGGTCGCCACCGCGTCGGCGCTCAGGCCGAGCAGGTTGACGAACGGGAACCACGGCTCGGTGAGGATCTCGAGGTTGAGGTGCACGAAGGTCTCAAACGCAGAGCCGACGAGCATCGCGGTCGCCCCGAGCGCGATGAGCAGCGCGATCCGAGACGCCGACACCGTGAGCAGCCACATTCCGAAGACGAACAGGGGCAGCGCGCCGAGCAGCGGCCACGCGAGGCCGTGATCCGAATTGAGGTCTGGGTCGATGAAGCCGCGCATGACGACGATGTAGAGCAGAGACGCGACCCCGATCGGGCCGAACGTCGCAAGGCACAACCACCTGCGATCCACACTCCCAT encodes:
- a CDS encoding sensor histidine kinase, giving the protein MDRRWLCLATFGPIGVASLLYIVVMRGFIDPDLNSDHGLAWPLLGALPLFVFGMWLLTVSASRIALLIALGATAMLVGSAFETFVHLNLEILTEPWFPFVNLLGLSADAVATSALLVVFATFPDGVPERRWQRIAVLFLWTPVLVGPLTLLTTPHIVMSQFIGISGESIPNPYFVPWLEWAAPAVHYLVFQGWAAVALGVTVLASRVFFGQPGVRARTRVMGLAVGSAMAAFLLWTFVPGLWGVEFLVYASMIAIPVAAIHGILRYGAFDIGPGERGARVERASTLLITVVYAAAVATPALLLTPPLSTLSAILITTLLAVVLLPARSWMQLRLHRALFGDREQHFAMLSELGAQLERAGEPRELLTTLAEAVRGGLDATWVQIRLVGADAALAGTSIGGAGEPVGDPAESSELVRGEETLGRIELGPRRRGEYGDAERALLRTVAAQAAASVANVLLSAQLAEQLDELRASRERLVAVQDDERRRLERDLHDGIQQNLVAQIAGLRLARNRLQRGELAATELIELQDQARETLTELREITRGIHPSVLSDNGLVAAVESGMARFPITLTVEADAAVRRERYPEDVETTAYYVVREALANTAKHAQATRATVRLERSNGQLRIAITDDGRGIGAIRPAAATSGGLANIRDRVAALRGTVQVTAAVPSGTTVLAELPVGHPPAVDGGRGG
- a CDS encoding response regulator transcription factor, whose protein sequence is MDEQGVVRVVIAEDNYLVREGLRRLLEDSGEIDVVASTGNAAELLDAVRRFAPDAVLTDIRMPPSHQMEGIEAARAIRAAHPDIGVVVLSQHADESYALALFAEGAAGLGYLLKDRIGDLEDLVHALREVSAGGSVIDPQIVDTLVRRRSRAGAASPLAALTPRELDVLRAMAEGKTNAGIEQALFLSSSTVEKHVNAIFTKLRLPESGVHRRVAAVLAFMQSDSE